The Mercurialis annua linkage group LG7, ddMerAnnu1.2, whole genome shotgun sequence genome includes the window aaatattgttttcaaattcataatcttcaaatcaatttaaatgAGAATCgaaactatattatttttaaatttaacaatAATATTATCGATtagagattttaaaattaaaacgatAGACGAAGGTTCGGTTTTAAAACttgtatataataaattaataattttgataaataagaaGACCAACccaatagaaaataaataaattaaaatggcCAATAATTTAATAGTAATGAATTGCTGCCTATTAatcaagtaaaaataaaataaaaaggattcAATATTCTTACTTGAATCCAGTTTAACAGTTATAACCaatattcaaatcaatttgATATGCAAGAATAATATTTCCATTATCATTAACCCCAAGCCAagtaaacaatttaaaaccggTAGTTAATCAATTAATAACTCATGTTTAATATAATCCACCAAGGATCAAtatttgaaattgcaaaatacCAATAGCCTTCACATATAGACTTCGCAgccaaaaatcaaacaatactgacaatttaaattcaagccaaagTGAAATTCTTAGTCAAAGAATGAAAATCAAGCTAGCAGTAGCCTAACAACAAACAGACCCCAACACACCTAGCAATCACCATGGAAAATCATTTAAACTTTCAGAATGTACTAAGAGTTCCACATAAGGAACATGAACGAGGGCAGTAACTTAGAGGACGATGAATCAAACCCAACTCTAACGATTCAGTTAAACAACTAACGGACAAGAGACATCAATCAACAAAACGCAGCAATCATAACCAAAAAGGAACACAAACCATCGGCAGCAACAATTTTAGGAATCACAATTAAGAGCAATGAAAACGGTGAGACGACGGCGATTGTAACGGGattatttacgtaccgtttggcgaaAACGAAGTTGAGAATCGTAGAAGCGAGAATCTAGAATCAAAGGAACAAGACGGATCTCAATTTAACGCTGTAACGAATTAGAACGGATCAAAATACCACACTGtcgattttaaaatcaaatagaaaATTACATAAAACGGTGGGACGATATCGAAAGAGTAACAAGGAAAAGAGACATGAAAGTAACTTACCAAGATCAACGGAAATGGAAGGAATGAAGGTTGTGTTGTTTCATATTATACTGGTGTTGAAGGGGGCTATGGTTTGTTTAATATTTAAGTTTATGAAGAAGGGAAACGAGTGAAAGAAAACGCAGCAATATTTCTTATGCTACAAAATTAGATCCTGCTTCATATATTAAAGCATAAAACTGTGAATGGGCTATCAGATGAGTTGATTAAGGAGTTTTGTGGTCCAAAGAATAGAAAAAGAGCTGTAAAAAACACTAGCCAGGCTAGAAATCCATCAACTGCTGACCCCATAGAGCCTGAAATTCAGTTCAGCCAACCATTGTCAAGTTGTGAACCGCAATCAACCCCACCTGATAATGTTGCACCTGCTGAAAGGAACATTACACTTGTTGCGAGAGAGAAGGGAAAAAAGAAGGAAACAATTTCTTACAAACGAAGAGGTTACAGGACACCTTACTTCAAGAAGCCAATAAATGGTTTTGGAACTCTCATAAATGAAGAGAGTGGAGTAGGAACATTGGATGTAAGTATTTTGGATGCTTGGTTATTGATTAATGTTTGTTTATAATTCATGTATATGATTAGTGATATGTATTTGGTATTTTGCTGCCCGGAACAAATAGATAGAGCCCCTTATACCCACCATTTGCGTCCCACAAGGCTAAAGGGAAAGGGAAGGCACCACTGGACACTACTGAGCTGGAGAAGCAGGCACAAAACAGAAGTGCTTCATTGGTGATGTTAGACAAGATGAGGCTTCGTCCTAGACTTCCTCCCAAGTGACTGGGTAGTTAGTTTGCTAGGTTTTGTGATAATTATTTTGTTGGCAAAACATTACATGTTATGTGTTGATGTTGTCAAAACAGTGATCTATATGTTTTGTGGTAGTTTTTGGCTGGGTTTAATGGTAGGTTTgtgaaaaaaaatatgtttgcCCAGGTTATAGGCCATATGGTAGGTTTGTGGATAGTATTTTGCTGGGTTTTCAATCATAGGCAGTGTTTTTATGGGACAAATGTGGTTGCCCAGATTATAGGTCATTTTCTAGGTTTCAAATTTGTGATACACATTTTGCCAAGttatattatcttatttttaggtTTATGTAGAGCCTTATCTGGTAACCTATTTTGTCATCATCTTATGACAAATGTGATTGGTTTCCCAGGGACCTGTATTACCAAACACGCATACTACAGGGTCCTGCATTACCAATCACGCATAATACAGGGACCTGCATTACCAAACACGCATAGCATAAGGACTTGAAGACAACTCCAGTAGCTTAGTAATGCAGTTGATACTTGATAGAATACACTCAGGTTACAACACAAACTACATTCACAACACAATCTAACTAATCTAACTACATTCACAACACAATCTAGTTTAGGCATATGCTTTATCTCTTCTCAAACAATCAATTAAACACAAACAACTTTCATAGATAGATAacttaacttttttcaaaatacAAGTTTTTCCTACAATCAACTGCAAATAGATTTAGTTGATAAAATACATCAAGTAGTTTTCATACAGTTAAGTTAACTTAGTTCAACTGCATACAATTAACTAAGTTCATACATACACAATAAACCTAAAACACAAACAATAAGGCCAAGCCTAATACAACAACAGCGATAAGAGAATATTTGAACACAGCCTTCTCATAATTCAGTTTCTTGTTTTCCTTCTCAAATTCAATCATTTTCACAGTGTTCCCCTTCAGTTCTTCAAGCTCAGACTCCATTGCAATTGAGTCAAGAACAGTGCATCTCTCATTCAAAAACTTCTGGTAAAACAGATCCCCCTTGATGACTTCACCTTCCTTCTGAAGTATCTCCTTTTCTTTCTTCAATGAGTTCAACATATTCTTAATGTGGGGAGCATATTCTTCGTCGTACCAATTAAAAAAACTACACTGCTTTGACTGCATCAAAATGACGAAAACATGGTAAGTTGTCCAAACTGAAAATCCCTTAGCAAAAAAGACGTGGAATATAATCAATAACCCTAGATATTCAATAACAATCATGAACCCTATAACCTGACATACAAACTCAATCATTTATAATAATCAAGAACCCtacaaattgagaaaaaaattcagACATTGAAATCAATTTGAAACCCTAGAAATCAATAGGAAAACCCTAATAATCAATCTCAAACCCTTTAATAGCCTAGAAAGACAAAAAGATAGAAATCTGTTCATAGTTGATAATTATCTCAAACCATACAAATTTCTGAAAACCCTagaaaaattgaaatcaaattgatagCTATTGAAATCcctagaaaaaatttaaaattaattttagccCTAAATCCACAAAACATTAACAGACAATACCCAAATGCAAAACACAAATGCCCAGCACACTAACCTTCCTGTTTGAGCAACGAAAGGACCTTTGACCGGGGTTTTTCTCAGTCCAAGCCACCATAACTTTTGCGTTAACTCCACATTTGCACTTCGGCACATCAAAGACAAAAAAATGGGTCCACATATTCCTCTTGATTCTTAATGTCGTTTCCTCTAGGTTGAGACATCATTTGTCTTCTTCGTCTGGTAGGTGTTCTTCATCTAGTCTGTCTTCTTTGTTTTCTTTGTCTTTCTATGGTGAGTAAAAAATCGCAGCCAATTGATGTTAATAAAACCCTAGCAATTTTACCCGACCATCTTTCTAGCACCCACGACCCGCCCGTCCATGTCAGCACAAATATTACCCAAGTCATTGACTTACACATCAGCAAAGGTTTCCTACGTGTAATCACAAAAAGAGAGGTTCGTTAGTTTAATGGAGAGTAAAGACACGCGCAGACGGTTCTGTCAAAAAAGGGCACAATAAATACAAATAGGTAAGTTGAGGGACTTAAAGTGGTCACAAAATAGTGCAGGGACCTAATAATTACAAATTGCGTAGTACAGAGACCCCAATATAGGTTAAgcctttttttaaatataagtgAATCTGAATTTGTTATagtgataattatttttatcatgttatgttatattacttgttaaaataaatttaatttagcgatttttagacaaatacctatCAAACATCTATTTATCAATGTTTTTAGTACCGGACCGGAGAGCGAACCGGCTTCAACAGGGGTTCACGATtggaccggttcaaccgggttcgatcggattttttaattttaataaatataaattatttaaattaaaaaaattaaaaaaattagttttataaaaaaatatgataaaacatctatataaaatatttactatttttaaaatatcattatgtaaaacataatcataattcgccaatttaaaaatatatagaataactactttttatgtggaaaaaatgattttttttcattttaataataattattcctaaattaaaaattatataattaaaattgataaaaaaaaaatatgatggtaaatttaattaaaattaattattaaatttgtgaagtacaataataattaatcaatagTTATAtgtatgtaaaataattattttgtatgaaaaaaataatttttaaattttaaaacattatattattaattttaaaagttaaatttagtagataaaaaatatgataatatatttaactaaaaaatatgtattaaattatattgtatgaaatatattaataattaatattttaaagaaatatttaCACTCTATACCATAATAAGGTAAAATATTCCAAACATGCTATCTTATACTTTCTCTTTACAAGagtgtttttcatatttccaaATATACCACCTTATCTCTTCCCATGCCGCCTTAATCTTTGCTCCGCAACCGCTCCGCCTGCCGCCGCTCCATCCTTCTCTGCTCCTCCTTTGACCATTAAATATAAAATCGGATCTGAAAATATCATATCTGAAATTTCAGATTTGATATTTTCATatcttaatttgttttttttatattgtatacattatatattatatacggattatatataaaatttgtcttcATGTTCATCTTCTTCGTTTTTCAGAGAATATTCTCagattgatttaaaaaaacgtatataattcgtattatatacggattatatacaaaattgcatttttatatacaaatttttatataaaaactatatttttataattattttttgaaaatttgtacttttgtaattattttttatacttatGTTAAAGGAAAATGCAAGTAgtatctttataaatatttttatttcttccggtatttgtaaaaaaatctatattttaaaagtatgtaGGATAATTAATGTGTAttttatagagagagagagagagagaatgtGTTGTATTTAAGAGATAGAAAGTATGTTTTGTGTgtaagagagagagagagaaaaactGAATATTGTGTAAGGAAGAGAAAAAGTAAATGTGGTGTAAGTAATTGACATATGTGTAGGGACCACAAAAATTTGATATGAAAAAAGAGACTTTTTGACTCATATCAAAAACCGGATTCATCCAATTTTGGTCAGAAACCGGggtttaccggttcaatccgttTACTAACCGATTTCATTAACTTTGGGTTTTCTCTTTGTAACCGGACCGGACATCCAGTCGGTTCTCGGTTAACCCGGTCCGACCAGCCGAtccggttttcaaaacattgttatttattcttaaaaatatatttttgaccaagattaattgaaatttacagtttgaccaattttttttataaattttttttctatttgcaAACTTATAATTTGAGTTTACTGAcggtttactaacaatttacttaacatCTGTTTATTATAAGTtaactaacagtttactaatgggctactatcggtttacttaaaaatcaaattattatatattatgttaaattataaaatgttaaaataaattatgaacataaacaaacaactaacaaaatataacaaatttgcatttataaaaaaatacaaaactacaacattaaatgaaataaagaCAAACAATATTTCATTGCTCCAAGTGGAGCACTTACTTACATTAACCTATTCATCTTTTGTAACTTTTTCTCCAAACTTGCAACTTAATGGAGCATGTTATAGACAACTAATGTTCTTGAAGAAGATGCTTGCTGGTGACTTTGCTCCAATAACGTTTCCTTGTTCTTGCGAATATTTCCGCCTGCAGTAACCACCAAATTTTGGGATCTTGCTTATAACCAGACACGAAGTCAccaactgtcacgacccaatttcatggattgcgaccggcgctagggtatgggtatggtcgtaccgaaacccgtagcaaacctcgCAGAAAACCTTACATTCaatataacctgcaagaaaaccaattctcggggacaaccgagacttcagcctaagtctaacaacttatatagcagttctaatataattacttaatagcaatacgaaactatgaaacatgcctcacataataaataatccaatgtaacataccaaagtataataatataaaagtcgtactactacgacaaaccaaagtacaataatagagacaactagttccactgcggtctaagaagtaaaacagtaaactagtctgataacataaaaagacctctgaggaatcaaaagatcggagatgaccaacgctctcaaaatcataaacctggaaagtttggaaaacaacggggtcagatatactgagatgagttcataatactatttacatttattaagtttaaagcccttaaaacaaatccttttatactaatatatatacttgattatggaaaacagtattgaaatgaaatcccaaagtatttaacccaaagtagatgggaacaaatcctcatcgattcccaaagtaggccagacattggtcagccatttccaaagtacttaccggtgcacacagtctcgatacaagcctatcgagtagctcgtttcaatccagatccataatccttaaaacagttcacaaacatttgatatactaaaataacttgcggtacttaataaatcggtaaataacactataaactcactgcttgcttatccacgtgaatcttggcaaacagctatccctgcgtagactccgtagcacgagcagtcgacgggtctaaaacattatataagtcaaaatccgaacaaccactaactctaagaatactagactccacataggactagcatttcacaacgcAACCAAAGAATCAAACAAGATATCCAAAGTACAACCAATATCCATAcaaccaattaacaaataaggcaagttcagcttaggtgagttcttatttttgaaaacgaaaccaaagtcttaaatacttaaataatctttcaaaacaataacagttcctaaagtagtgtgttagccttactgcagtatagcttaacacaacatgtcgggagaccacgtctaacccgacccaacaataaaccaagtttaaaaccaaagtctttaatcaaaccttaaatgaaatcaaagtcaatttttaaataagaactcacgccgtaacttaataatgccataaacaattaagcttgctaacacttagcaagtagcaccccaagtacatttaaatatatcacctaaaaaagaatcaataagattcaacatcctttaagtatcaacttgaagttaaaatagttcaatcgAATCCCTAATGACATATAATGCCTTGAATgccttatattatttaattcaagTCAATTCACATCCTAAGATAATCTAATATTCTTTTAACAAGGTTTAACCCATTttctaaacaatttccagcccttagtaataagttcaaaaccgagtttaaattcaaaaatgttaaccaaactatatgctatttcatttaaacgatttctcaaaatcacccaatgtattgtttagcatctaataccctatgatccattactttgaaatttccagattttagtttaatcataaaacataattttatctcaaaagcattaatcaaacaatactaaaatccattcacaagattcccccaacacacccaatgtacgtttgatgtttaaataacctaagattagcttttaagaaatttccatatttttaaataaccataaaaaacagtttataacccaaaatctttagcaaTTCGATAAGTTTATCAATTGTAACATTAAAACCAACCCACcccaaagtacaaatgaaatccaagagactaatataacatcaatttaagatttccaaaatttataattcaaagcaatattgaaaatacaatcaaaccacccaaagtattgattCATACAACgatctagcaatctctacaccacATAAGAAAGAGAATTgaaccacatacctcttgattGGACTAAGATCAAGAAAACTCAGAAATCAACCAACCCAAAACAGCCTACAATGACACACATATAGGCTATTAGTTTTAGAACTCCTAGAATTGATGAACTATAGATGAAAACACAAAGGAATGATTAGGAACACTTACCAAGAATCAAAATTGAGATGAAAGGATGGAGGAATGACCTAAGATAGAGCCTCAgccgaattagggtttttagagaagttaaaagtgtttaaaatctgatttaggtcgagttaaggtgagtttaaatagaaatcagcaaactgaacagtgcacgcgtcgcgcccgctacacctatatcgcgcccgtgatacatgaatcgcgcctgtgattcatgcatgtcgcgcccgcgaaatgctactgcctccaatgaaaatttgagattttgaaattgaaatcgaaaacgtttcaaactccgagattacttctaatacatcttaaaacacattttaaaaggtttggaaccttcgaaacgcgaatTGAAGTGGTTGAACCTCTCAAACGAACtcaaggtaccgtttaggcttaacagaacaagtt containing:
- the LOC126657605 gene encoding uncharacterized protein LOC126657605; the encoded protein is MWTHFFVFDVPKCKCGVNAKVMVAWTEKNPGQRSFRCSNRKCSFFNWYDEEYAPHIKNMLNSLKKEKEILQKEGEVIKGDLFYQKFLNERCTVLDSIAMESELEELKGNTVKMIEFEKENKKLNYEKAVFKYSLIAVVVLGLALLFVF